A genomic segment from Leptolyngbya boryana PCC 6306 encodes:
- a CDS encoding autotransporter outer membrane beta-barrel domain-containing protein, whose protein sequence is MNGDFNFGNWDSNNGIVGYDFDTKSVSIGADYRVTDNLALGLALNYGQNNSELNNNLGEVDVSSFSVSAYGSYSREKFYADTLINSGWNKFDITRNLNVTGFRSATAEPDGKQFSVRFNSGYNLGSNELSVGPMIGVRYTKVKIDGYTERDGSILNLTVPDQEADSVILNIGAQLAYDFRSPSATITPFIAANYEHEFANGSREIVTELASQPGIPNRIRTGEPDRDFVRLSTGVQAQFANNLSVGVGYETVLGKQDVSDHAVQAQLRYQF, encoded by the coding sequence GTGAATGGAGATTTCAATTTTGGGAATTGGGATAGCAACAACGGCATCGTTGGCTACGATTTCGATACCAAGAGCGTCAGCATTGGTGCAGATTATCGTGTGACCGATAACTTAGCTTTAGGCTTAGCACTGAACTATGGACAGAATAATAGTGAACTTAACAATAATCTTGGAGAAGTAGATGTGAGTAGCTTCTCGGTTTCAGCCTATGGCAGCTATAGCCGAGAGAAGTTTTATGCGGATACGTTGATTAATTCCGGATGGAATAAATTTGACATTACACGAAATCTGAACGTGACTGGATTTCGTTCTGCGACTGCGGAGCCAGATGGGAAGCAGTTCTCGGTTCGGTTCAATTCTGGATATAACCTTGGCTCAAATGAACTCTCAGTCGGTCCGATGATTGGAGTGCGATATACCAAAGTGAAGATTGATGGCTACACCGAACGGGATGGCAGCATTTTGAATCTGACTGTGCCTGACCAAGAGGCGGATTCGGTAATTCTAAATATCGGCGCGCAGCTAGCTTATGATTTTCGTTCTCCTTCTGCAACTATTACGCCATTTATTGCAGCGAACTATGAACATGAATTTGCGAATGGTAGCCGCGAGATTGTGACGGAATTAGCGAGTCAGCCGGGGATTCCTAATCGAATTCGTACCGGAGAACCCGATCGAGATTTTGTCAGATTAAGTACTGGCGTGCAGGCGCAGTTTGCCAACAATCTTTCGGTTGGGGTTGGGTATGAGACGGTGTTAGGAAAACAAGATGTGAGTGATCATGCGGTGCAGGCGCAATTGCGATATCAATTTTGA
- a CDS encoding glutathionylspermidine synthase family protein, with the protein MSSLFTGTERDRLFRQLQMPWYNLVPNAGVSLEPYALYHCHPVSQQQISRMKDAAERVGTVLSHLWSVIRGFDEETLLEYGFPEETVRVIKFDGLPPFCMRLDWCWNEQEEVYKVIEANVQTPSFWFECLEGNTKVAEHFGFKPAETQIQPVLRNSINQAIKRAANWLGKSLDRCNIAMTTLDNPEDMGTMRWLSKFVDQPHQVFEIEQLRIKDHQYLFNERSGEAIDILFMWYPVEWAIFDRDPNGQELWSALEELILKRKLVIVNFASAFALQPKSIFALITDLGLDFFSPEQAETVFDLFPKTVQTSEEMGDTYFGKPVFGRQGEGCFSVIAGEISDQSPNQDPWYTDQFYVYQELLKFPTIDLANKEMTALWSTWLFNDGTDHFVPAGIGLRVSEGKITDDYSYWCPIGIAN; encoded by the coding sequence ATGAGTAGTTTATTTACTGGAACAGAGCGCGATCGTCTCTTCCGCCAACTTCAAATGCCTTGGTACAACCTCGTTCCAAACGCTGGCGTTTCGCTAGAACCGTATGCGCTGTATCACTGTCATCCCGTTTCACAACAACAAATTTCTCGGATGAAAGATGCAGCAGAACGAGTTGGCACTGTGCTGAGTCATCTCTGGTCAGTAATTCGTGGATTTGATGAAGAAACCTTGCTCGAATATGGATTTCCAGAAGAAACCGTTCGAGTGATCAAATTTGATGGATTGCCGCCGTTTTGTATGCGGCTCGATTGGTGCTGGAACGAACAAGAAGAAGTTTATAAAGTCATTGAAGCGAATGTCCAAACCCCGAGTTTTTGGTTTGAATGTTTAGAAGGCAACACAAAAGTTGCAGAACATTTTGGATTCAAGCCTGCTGAAACTCAGATTCAACCTGTTCTCAGAAATTCAATTAATCAAGCGATTAAACGCGCTGCAAATTGGTTAGGGAAATCCCTCGATCGCTGTAACATTGCGATGACCACGCTGGACAATCCCGAAGATATGGGAACGATGCGCTGGCTAAGCAAATTTGTCGATCAACCGCATCAGGTCTTTGAGATTGAACAACTTCGTATTAAAGATCATCAATACTTGTTTAACGAGAGATCAGGAGAAGCGATCGACATTTTATTTATGTGGTATCCGGTCGAATGGGCAATTTTCGATCGCGATCCAAATGGTCAAGAACTGTGGTCAGCGCTAGAAGAATTGATTCTTAAAAGAAAGCTAGTGATCGTCAATTTTGCATCTGCTTTTGCATTGCAGCCAAAAAGTATTTTCGCTTTAATTACCGATTTGGGATTAGATTTCTTCTCTCCAGAACAGGCTGAAACCGTCTTTGATTTGTTTCCAAAAACAGTTCAAACTTCTGAAGAAATGGGTGACACTTACTTTGGAAAACCTGTATTTGGCAGACAAGGAGAAGGATGTTTTTCCGTAATTGCAGGGGAAATCAGTGACCAAAGCCCCAATCAAGATCCTTGGTACACCGATCAATTTTATGTCTATCAGGAACTCTTGAAATTTCCGACGATCGACCTTGCGAATAAAGAGATGACCGCCTTATGGAGTACCTGGTTATTTAACGATGGAACGGATCATTTTGTTCCCGCCGGAATCGGACTTCGTGTTTCAGAAGGCAAAATAACCGATGACTATTCTTATTGGTGTCCAATCGGAATTGCGAACTAA
- a CDS encoding DUF5674 family protein codes for MIEIIRTRATSEQMTAMLEELGIYVKLAVDVEQGILAGGGELHADCERVLLRDGSRQSDLWGADWYPFSQTIGYESIINIRASANNRSMQVEDPNIRSQIDEIVYRLLGGVQWESTGML; via the coding sequence ATGATTGAGATTATTCGGACTCGTGCAACTTCTGAGCAAATGACTGCAATGCTAGAAGAACTGGGTATCTATGTTAAGTTGGCAGTGGATGTAGAGCAAGGAATACTGGCAGGAGGCGGAGAACTTCATGCAGATTGCGAGAGAGTTTTACTGAGAGATGGAAGCCGACAATCCGACCTTTGGGGAGCGGATTGGTATCCATTTAGCCAGACCATTGGGTATGAGTCGATTATCAATATCCGAGCGAGTGCAAATAATCGTTCGATGCAAGTAGAAGATCCGAACATTCGATCGCAGATTGATGAAATTGTTTATCGATTATTGGGTGGTGTGCAATGGGAATCAACTGGGATGCTTTAA
- a CDS encoding IS982 family transposase, producing MEPIVSRLDLTALFCDVDDFCQTFEWAWAHQPQLPSMPGEKRSRSRLRLSEVMTIVIAFHASGARTFKDFYTLTVLPHWRKAFPNLVSYTRFVELMPWCLMLLCCFLMTRRGEMTGIAFVDSTPIEVCHPARAHSHKVFKHQVGWGKSSTGWKFGFKLHLIINEHGELLAFKLTPANTDDRAPVAEMTEGIFGKLFGDRGYISQKLFEELYERGLKLITKRKRNMKQKLVTLMDKILLRKRSLIESVNDQLKNICQIEHSRHRSYWNFLVNLMAGLIAYTYQPKLPSLDLQPKGLPALPPAIF from the coding sequence ATGGAACCTATCGTATCGCGCCTCGACCTGACAGCTTTGTTCTGCGACGTAGACGACTTCTGCCAGACCTTTGAATGGGCATGGGCACACCAGCCCCAACTGCCGTCGATGCCTGGAGAGAAACGCAGTCGTTCCCGGTTGCGCTTGAGTGAAGTGATGACCATCGTGATTGCCTTTCATGCTTCTGGTGCAAGGACATTCAAGGATTTCTATACCCTGACCGTTCTACCGCATTGGCGCAAAGCGTTTCCGAATTTGGTGAGCTACACCCGATTTGTGGAACTGATGCCTTGGTGCTTGATGCTGTTGTGTTGCTTCCTGATGACCCGACGCGGCGAGATGACGGGGATTGCCTTTGTCGATTCCACTCCAATTGAGGTGTGCCATCCCGCCCGTGCCCACAGTCACAAGGTGTTCAAACATCAAGTGGGTTGGGGCAAAAGCTCAACGGGCTGGAAGTTCGGCTTCAAGTTGCATCTGATCATCAACGAACACGGAGAACTCCTGGCGTTCAAGCTGACTCCTGCCAATACTGACGACCGTGCTCCTGTGGCTGAAATGACCGAAGGCATCTTCGGCAAGCTGTTTGGAGACCGGGGCTATATCTCACAGAAGTTGTTTGAGGAACTGTACGAGCGCGGCTTGAAACTGATCACCAAACGCAAGCGCAATATGAAACAGAAGCTCGTCACGCTGATGGATAAGATTCTGCTGCGAAAGCGTTCCCTCATTGAGTCAGTGAATGACCAATTGAAGAACATTTGTCAGATTGAGCATTCTCGTCATCGCAGTTATTGGAATTTTCTGGTCAACCTGATGGCCGGGTTGATTGCTTACACCTATCAGCCCAAGTTACCGTCGCTCGATTTGCAACCGAAAGGGTTGCCTGCTTTGCCTCCTGCCATCTTTTAG
- a CDS encoding S8 family serine peptidase, producing the protein MTNASTPQGNASIPDENRGKILQRGGEELLVEKLDDRFAVNATSKQQAWDLVNKVPVQINPGAAPPQLTEFIVDPAQKDQVLNQVRSDAQVNYASHVYQVQGSPGSQLYVTNQITIQFDPAVKAETMSAIAQEFGLEQVKQIAGIPNTFVFQLTADSKENPLKITNRLISRSEILTAEPNIIVRQQAHYRPKDSLYSKQWHLNHSGGQDLATGAHVFAEQAWDITRGSRSIVVAVMDDAIDLGHPDFQGLGKVVAPRDFKGRDFNPAPDDLGEDHGTSCAGVAVAEENGFGTVGAAPGCALMPIRTTGFLDDQTIEDLFGWAVDRGASVISCSWGPSAVYYPLSLRQRAAITRAATEGRDGKGCVIVFAAGNANRPTNGTINESGWRNNAISGRTSWLGGFTVHPDVIAVSASTSLNKKAAYSNWGAEISVCAPSNNAPPGMGLPGIGYVATPPEVRTALRGLGIVTADRRGNEGYDTGDFTYGFGGTSSACPLVAGVAALVLSANPDLTAQEVRQILQQTADKIVDPDPDPQFGLRKGTYEASGRCDWFGYGKVNAAKATQAAIARRVSLTVARSLVVENSKMVMIPDNSSVGIASEIQINEFATIKDIQVTVNITHDFLGDIEVSLVSPSGSETLLQGRTLGRQTVLNRTYSLQTTPPLRRMLGQPVQGRWQLRVVDAIANDTGIINSWKLAIGV; encoded by the coding sequence ATGACGAACGCATCTACCCCTCAAGGAAATGCCAGTATTCCTGATGAGAATCGCGGCAAAATTCTACAACGCGGTGGAGAAGAATTACTGGTTGAAAAATTAGACGATCGCTTTGCAGTGAATGCGACTTCTAAACAGCAGGCTTGGGATCTGGTGAATAAAGTTCCAGTCCAGATCAACCCGGGTGCGGCTCCTCCTCAATTGACAGAATTTATTGTCGATCCGGCACAAAAAGATCAAGTCTTAAATCAAGTTCGCTCTGATGCTCAGGTGAACTATGCGAGTCATGTTTATCAGGTTCAGGGTAGCCCTGGTTCTCAACTTTATGTGACGAATCAAATTACGATTCAATTTGATCCTGCTGTCAAAGCTGAAACGATGAGCGCGATCGCCCAGGAATTTGGTTTAGAACAGGTGAAACAGATTGCAGGAATTCCAAATACTTTCGTGTTTCAACTGACCGCAGATTCAAAAGAGAATCCGCTGAAAATTACAAATCGTCTCATTTCGCGATCGGAGATTCTTACTGCCGAACCTAATATCATTGTTCGCCAGCAAGCGCATTATCGCCCCAAAGATTCGCTGTATTCAAAGCAATGGCATCTGAATCATTCAGGCGGGCAAGATCTGGCAACTGGAGCACATGTATTTGCTGAGCAAGCTTGGGATATTACACGTGGAAGTCGATCGATTGTGGTTGCTGTGATGGATGATGCCATTGATCTGGGTCATCCTGACTTTCAAGGCTTGGGTAAGGTTGTTGCGCCGAGGGACTTTAAGGGCAGAGACTTTAATCCGGCACCAGACGACTTGGGTGAAGATCATGGCACTTCTTGTGCAGGCGTTGCGGTCGCTGAAGAGAATGGATTTGGGACAGTGGGAGCGGCTCCGGGCTGTGCTTTGATGCCGATTCGGACAACGGGATTTTTGGATGATCAAACGATCGAGGATTTATTTGGTTGGGCCGTCGATCGAGGTGCTTCAGTCATTTCTTGCAGTTGGGGACCGAGTGCTGTTTACTATCCGTTATCTTTGCGCCAAAGAGCAGCAATTACTCGTGCTGCGACCGAAGGGCGGGACGGAAAAGGCTGTGTAATTGTCTTCGCCGCCGGAAATGCCAATCGTCCAACCAATGGAACCATTAATGAATCGGGCTGGCGGAACAATGCAATTAGCGGTAGGACGAGTTGGTTAGGTGGTTTTACTGTGCATCCTGACGTGATCGCGGTTTCGGCTTCTACTAGCTTGAATAAGAAAGCAGCCTATAGTAACTGGGGGGCTGAAATTTCAGTGTGTGCGCCGAGTAACAATGCTCCTCCCGGAATGGGACTGCCGGGAATTGGGTATGTGGCAACGCCTCCAGAAGTTCGGACTGCACTGCGCGGTTTGGGGATTGTCACTGCCGATCGACGAGGAAACGAGGGCTATGATACGGGCGATTTTACTTACGGATTTGGTGGAACGTCGAGTGCTTGCCCTTTGGTTGCAGGCGTTGCTGCATTAGTACTGTCTGCAAATCCAGATCTGACGGCTCAAGAAGTGCGTCAAATCTTGCAACAAACCGCCGATAAGATTGTTGATCCAGATCCAGATCCGCAGTTTGGACTGCGCAAAGGAACGTATGAAGCGAGCGGTCGCTGTGATTGGTTTGGCTATGGGAAAGTTAATGCGGCGAAAGCAACTCAAGCCGCGATCGCGAGAAGAGTCTCGTTAACGGTTGCGCGATCGCTGGTGGTTGAGAATAGCAAGATGGTGATGATTCCTGACAATAGCTCGGTTGGAATTGCGAGCGAAATTCAGATCAACGAGTTTGCAACGATCAAAGATATTCAAGTCACCGTCAACATTACACACGATTTCCTGGGTGATATTGAAGTCAGTTTAGTTTCGCCTTCAGGCAGCGAAACGTTACTCCAAGGTCGCACGCTCGGACGGCAGACGGTGCTGAATCGAACTTATTCTCTGCAAACGACACCGCCGTTGAGAAGAATGCTAGGACAGCCAGTACAAGGGCGTTGGCAGTTGCGAGTGGTCGATGCGATCGCAAATGATACCGGGATTATCAATAGCTGGAAATTAGCGATCGGGGTTTGA
- a CDS encoding NAD(P)H-quinone oxidoreductase subunit 5 — protein MESIYQYAWLIPVLPLAGAMLVGFGLITFNKDVNKLRKANSIFIVSLIGAAMTYAFALFWSQFQGHAPYTQSIEWAAAGDFRLTMGYVIDPLSSLMLVVVTTVAFLVMIYTDGYMAHDPGYVRFYAYLSLFSSSMLGLVISPNLVQVYIFWELVGMCSYLLIGFWFSRKAAADACQKAFVTNRVGDFGLLLGILGLYWATRSFDFGEIGTRLQEMVATGSLSGFIAALFAILVFLGPVAKSAQFPLHVWLPDAMEGPTPISALIHAATMVAAGVFLIARMFPVFEGIPVVMDTIAWTGCFTAFLGASIAITQNDIKKGLAYSTMSQLGYMVMAMGVGAYSAGLFHLMTHAYFKAMLFLGSGSVIHGMEAVVGHDAAYAQDMRMMGGLRKYMPITATTFLIGTLAICGIPPFAGFWSKDEILGSTFAVNPVMWAIAWSTAGITAFYMFRMYFTTFEGEFRGESADVKQTIKNEQLQLAGLAFGPGAMDPRELTIEAPADDHDHDHHHDSEPHESPITMTLPLMILAIPSMLIGLVGTPFANYFEHFIHAPSEAVQVAAEAGEENLTEFLIMGGNSVGIALIGITLASLMYLRGKIDPSAIAAKFPALYRLSKNKWYFDEIYNEVFVMGSRRLARQVLEVDSKVVDGVVNLAGLATVLTGEGLKYFDNGRAQFYALIIFIAVLGLVVFSGIT, from the coding sequence ATGGAATCGATTTATCAATACGCCTGGCTCATCCCCGTCTTGCCCCTGGCAGGCGCGATGTTAGTGGGCTTCGGGCTGATTACCTTCAATAAGGATGTCAACAAGCTCCGAAAAGCGAACTCTATCTTCATCGTGTCTTTGATCGGCGCGGCGATGACCTATGCGTTTGCTCTCTTCTGGAGCCAATTTCAAGGACATGCCCCCTACACTCAATCGATCGAGTGGGCAGCAGCCGGAGATTTCCGTCTAACGATGGGATATGTGATTGATCCACTCTCCTCGCTGATGCTGGTGGTTGTCACGACTGTAGCTTTCTTGGTGATGATCTACACCGATGGCTACATGGCACACGATCCGGGTTATGTACGCTTTTATGCTTATTTGAGCCTCTTCAGCTCCTCAATGTTAGGCTTGGTGATCAGTCCAAACCTGGTACAGGTCTACATCTTCTGGGAATTGGTGGGGATGTGTTCGTATTTGCTGATCGGGTTCTGGTTTTCCCGCAAAGCTGCGGCAGATGCTTGTCAAAAGGCATTTGTAACCAACCGAGTCGGTGACTTTGGATTATTACTTGGAATTTTGGGCTTATACTGGGCAACTCGAAGCTTTGACTTCGGAGAAATCGGCACCCGCTTGCAAGAAATGGTGGCAACGGGATCGCTCAGTGGCTTTATCGCAGCATTGTTCGCGATTTTGGTGTTCTTAGGACCAGTCGCAAAATCGGCGCAGTTTCCTTTGCATGTGTGGCTACCAGACGCAATGGAAGGTCCGACTCCGATTTCGGCCTTGATTCACGCAGCGACGATGGTTGCAGCAGGTGTGTTTTTGATCGCGCGGATGTTCCCCGTCTTTGAGGGCATTCCGGTGGTCATGGATACGATCGCTTGGACAGGATGCTTTACTGCCTTTTTGGGAGCATCGATCGCGATTACGCAAAACGACATCAAGAAAGGCTTAGCGTATTCAACGATGTCGCAGCTTGGCTACATGGTGATGGCAATGGGCGTTGGAGCTTATAGCGCTGGATTATTCCACCTGATGACTCACGCTTATTTCAAGGCAATGCTGTTCTTAGGTTCCGGCTCAGTGATCCACGGCATGGAAGCAGTGGTTGGTCACGATGCAGCCTACGCTCAAGATATGAGAATGATGGGCGGTTTGCGGAAATACATGCCGATTACTGCCACGACCTTTTTGATTGGAACATTAGCCATTTGTGGAATTCCGCCTTTTGCTGGATTCTGGTCAAAAGATGAAATTTTGGGTTCGACCTTTGCTGTGAATCCGGTGATGTGGGCAATTGCGTGGTCAACGGCTGGCATCACAGCGTTCTACATGTTCCGGATGTACTTCACAACGTTTGAAGGCGAATTTCGAGGCGAGAGCGCTGATGTCAAGCAAACCATCAAAAACGAGCAGCTTCAACTCGCAGGTTTAGCTTTTGGGCCTGGCGCAATGGATCCTCGTGAACTCACGATCGAAGCACCCGCAGATGATCATGATCACGATCATCACCACGACAGCGAACCGCATGAATCTCCGATTACGATGACGCTGCCGTTGATGATTCTGGCAATTCCATCCATGCTGATTGGTTTAGTCGGAACGCCGTTCGCAAACTACTTTGAGCATTTCATCCATGCACCGAGCGAGGCTGTACAAGTTGCGGCGGAAGCGGGTGAGGAAAACCTGACGGAATTCCTGATCATGGGCGGAAATTCAGTTGGGATCGCTTTGATTGGAATCACGTTGGCATCGCTGATGTATCTGCGAGGCAAAATCGATCCCAGCGCGATCGCAGCCAAATTCCCTGCGTTATATCGCTTGTCCAAGAACAAATGGTACTTCGATGAGATTTACAACGAAGTGTTTGTGATGGGAAGCCGTCGCTTAGCTCGCCAAGTCTTAGAAGTGGATTCCAAAGTCGTAGATGGGGTCGTCAACCTCGCTGGACTCGCCACCGTCTTAACCGGCGAAGGACTGAAATACTTCGATAATGGGCGCGCTCAATTCTATGCGCTGATTATCTTCATCGCAGTTCTAGGATTAGTCGTCTTCTCCGGTATCACCTGA
- the ndhD1 gene encoding photosynthetic/respiratory NAD(P)H-quinone oxidoreductase subunit D1, with protein MVTANFPWLTTIILFPIVASLAIPFLPDKDGKTVRWYSLIVGLLDFLLIVYTFYTQYDFSNPEMQLVERYAWIPQIDLNWSVGVDGLSMPLVILTGFITTLAILAAWPVTFKPRLFYFLMLAMYGGQIAVFAVQDLLLFFLAWELELVPVYFLLAIWGGKKRLYAATKFILYTAGGSLFILVAALAMAFYGDTPSFDMQTLAHRGFPVNFQLWIYAAFLIAYAVKLPIIPLHTWLPDAHGEATAPVHMLLAGILLKMGGYALIRMNAEMLPAAHAIVAPALVILGVVNIIYAALTSFAQRNLKRKIAYSSISHMGFVLIGIASFTDLGLSGAVLQMVSHGLIGASLFFLVGATYDRTHTLMLDEMGGVGKQMPRIFSMFTACSLASLALPGMSGFVAELMVFVGFATSDAYSMTFRVIVVALAAIGVILTPIYLLSMLREIFYGPENKELTSHENLIDAEPREVFIIASLLVPIIGIGFYPKMLTQIYDSKTLQLTARLRDEVPTLADRKGTNAIALSDSKAAITPAVSAPSIR; from the coding sequence ATGGTGACAGCAAATTTTCCTTGGCTGACCACGATCATTCTTTTCCCGATCGTTGCGTCACTCGCCATTCCCTTCCTCCCCGACAAAGATGGCAAAACCGTTCGCTGGTATTCCCTAATTGTCGGATTGCTTGATTTTCTGCTCATTGTCTATACGTTCTACACCCAGTACGATTTCTCCAACCCAGAGATGCAGCTCGTCGAGCGCTATGCCTGGATTCCTCAAATTGATCTCAATTGGTCAGTTGGCGTGGACGGGCTGTCGATGCCGTTGGTGATTCTGACTGGATTTATTACGACATTGGCAATTTTGGCAGCATGGCCTGTGACCTTCAAGCCACGCCTATTTTATTTCCTCATGTTGGCAATGTACGGCGGACAGATCGCTGTATTTGCCGTTCAAGATCTACTGCTGTTCTTCCTAGCGTGGGAATTAGAACTCGTTCCGGTCTATTTCTTGCTGGCAATTTGGGGCGGGAAAAAGCGGTTGTATGCAGCAACAAAGTTTATCTTGTACACCGCAGGCGGTTCGCTGTTCATTTTGGTTGCGGCATTAGCGATGGCGTTTTATGGCGATACGCCTTCGTTCGATATGCAAACCTTGGCGCATCGAGGCTTCCCGGTCAACTTTCAGTTATGGATTTATGCGGCTTTCTTAATCGCTTATGCGGTGAAGTTGCCGATTATCCCGTTGCATACGTGGTTGCCGGATGCTCACGGGGAAGCAACTGCACCCGTGCATATGTTGCTGGCTGGAATTCTCTTGAAGATGGGCGGATATGCCTTGATTCGGATGAATGCAGAAATGCTGCCTGCGGCTCATGCGATCGTGGCTCCAGCACTAGTGATTCTGGGTGTCGTGAATATCATTTACGCGGCATTAACTTCATTTGCACAACGCAACCTCAAGCGGAAAATTGCTTACTCTTCGATCTCCCATATGGGCTTTGTGCTGATTGGGATCGCATCGTTTACTGATTTAGGCTTAAGCGGTGCAGTGCTACAAATGGTGTCGCATGGTTTGATCGGAGCGAGTTTGTTCTTCTTAGTGGGAGCAACTTACGATCGTACTCACACCTTGATGCTGGACGAGATGGGCGGCGTTGGTAAACAGATGCCGAGGATCTTCTCGATGTTTACGGCATGTTCGCTCGCATCCTTGGCATTGCCTGGAATGAGCGGATTTGTAGCGGAATTGATGGTGTTTGTTGGGTTTGCGACCAGTGATGCTTACAGCATGACGTTCCGGGTAATTGTCGTGGCACTGGCTGCGATCGGAGTCATTCTCACCCCGATTTATCTATTGTCGATGCTGCGTGAGATCTTCTACGGTCCTGAAAATAAAGAGTTAACGTCACACGAAAATCTGATCGATGCAGAGCCGCGTGAGGTGTTTATCATTGCCTCGTTGCTGGTTCCCATTATCGGCATCGGCTTCTATCCGAAAATGCTGACACAGATTTATGACTCGAAAACTTTGCAGTTAACGGCACGTCTGCGAGATGAAGTGCCGACCTTAGCAGATCGCAAGGGAACGAATGCGATCGCGCTCAGCGACAGCAAAGCTGCCATCACGCCAGCAGTCTCGGCTCCTTCGATTCGCTAA
- a CDS encoding SGNH/GDSL hydrolase family protein yields the protein MKPQFFAVKLAILTCLVPVSAQAQAIAGFTIFGDSLSDNGNAFRNTNGLVPPSPPYVNGRFTNGVVWIEDLATKLNLTPTTINFAFGGATSGTNNTITPLLPGVTTQVNGFLQSSPSVSPSQAFVVWAGANDYLGGGITNPAIPVGNIGAILQRLTAAGANKLVVPNLPDLGRVPGTVGNPVQSAGLTQLSTAHNQGLQATLRSLAQSNPNLSIVPIDINALFNQVLNDPARFGFTNVTQACLGTGANCDQFLFWDQLHPTARGHQIISEYAFSLLSAPLSIAPQTEIALGVARRPSRDLDGRILALRQNPNPT from the coding sequence ATGAAACCCCAATTTTTTGCAGTTAAGCTGGCAATTCTCACCTGTTTAGTTCCGGTAAGTGCTCAGGCTCAAGCGATCGCAGGGTTTACAATTTTTGGTGACAGTCTTTCAGATAATGGCAATGCGTTTAGAAATACAAATGGTTTAGTTCCACCGAGTCCGCCATATGTAAATGGTCGTTTTACGAATGGAGTTGTTTGGATTGAAGATCTTGCGACAAAATTGAATTTGACCCCGACTACGATAAATTTTGCATTCGGCGGAGCCACAAGCGGCACTAACAATACCATTACGCCGCTACTACCTGGGGTCACAACTCAGGTGAATGGCTTTTTACAATCTTCGCCTTCTGTTAGTCCAAGTCAGGCGTTTGTCGTTTGGGCAGGAGCGAATGATTATCTGGGCGGTGGAATCACAAATCCAGCGATCCCGGTTGGAAATATCGGTGCGATTTTGCAGCGTTTGACAGCAGCAGGAGCGAATAAGCTAGTTGTACCGAATCTGCCGGATTTAGGGCGGGTTCCAGGGACGGTAGGAAATCCGGTGCAAAGTGCGGGATTGACGCAGCTTTCAACCGCGCATAATCAAGGATTGCAGGCTACTTTACGATCGCTTGCCCAAAGTAATCCGAATTTGAGCATTGTTCCGATCGACATTAATGCGCTATTTAACCAAGTTCTCAACGATCCGGCACGATTTGGCTTTACGAATGTCACGCAGGCTTGTCTTGGAACTGGTGCAAACTGCGACCAGTTTTTATTTTGGGATCAATTGCATCCGACAGCCAGAGGGCATCAGATTATTTCAGAATATGCGTTCTCGCTGTTGAGTGCGCCGTTGTCGATCGCGCCTCAGACTGAAATTGCATTAGGCGTGGCACGTCGTCCTTCCAGGGATTTAGACGGTCGAATTTTAGCGCTTCGGCAAAACCCTAACCCAACGTGA